A window of Halogeometricum sp. S1BR25-6 genomic DNA:
CGACGTTCCCTCGGCGGTCACGAACGGCGAGTGCCCGACGCCGGGGGCGGGCACCGAACCCATCCTCGACGGCGTCGTCGGTATCCTGCCCATCGCCCGCGGCTGTATGTCGAACTGCTCGTACTGCATCACGAAGTTCGCCACGGGCCGCGTCGACTCCCCCTCGGTGGAGGAGAACGTCGAGAAGGCCCGCGCGCTCGTCCACGCCGGCGCGAAGGAGGTTCGCATCACCGGACAGGACACCGGCGTCTACGGTTGGGACGAGGGCGACCGGAAGCTCCCGGAACTGCTCGACCGAATCTGCTCGGAAATCGAGGGCGAGTTCCGGGTCCGTCTCGGGATGGCCAACCCCGGCGGGATTCACGGCATCCACGAGGAGTTAGTCGAGGTCTTCGACCGCCACGAGAAGCTGTACAACTTCATCCACCTCCCCGTACAGTCGGGGTCCGACGACGTGTTGGAGGAGATGCGCCGCCAGCACCGCGTGGCGAAGTTCCGCGAGATAGTCGAGACGTTCGACCGGGAACTCGACTACTGGACGCTCTCGACGGATTTCATCGTCGGCTTCCCCACCGAGACGGAGGCCGACCACGAGCGGAGCATGGACCTGTTCAGGGAGGTGCGCCCCGAGAAGGTGAACGTCACGCGCTTCTCGAAGCGCCCCGGCACCGACGCCGCCGACATGAAGGGCCTCGGCGGGACGGTGAAGAAGGAGCGCTCGAAGGCGATGTCCGAGTTGAAGATGGACGTCGTCGCCGAGGCGTACGAGGAGATGATTGGAGAGACGCACCGCGTGATGGCCGTCGAGGAGGGCACCGGCGACTCGGTGAAGTGCCGCGACGAGGCCTACCGGCAGATCATCGTGCAGAACGCCTCCGAACGCGGCGTCGAACCCGGCGATTTCTTGGAGGTCGAAGTGACGAGCCACCAGACGGTGTACGCGTTCGGCGACCCCGTCCGCACGGCGCCGAAACCGTAGCGGAGCGCCGGAACGCCGGACCGTCGAGACGCCACCTACGCGTCGCCGCCGCCCGCGGTATCCGACTTCGACTCCGACTCCGACTTCGACTCGAACGCTTCGCGCAGGTCGGCGGCCACGTCGGCGACGAGTTCGCGCGAGCGGTCAACCTCGTACATCGTGGCGAACCCGTGGACCATGTCTTCGTAGTTCTCGAAGCGGACGGAGATGCCCTCGCTCACCAGTCGCTCGGCGTAGGCCGCCCCGCCGTCGCGCAACGGGTCGAACCCGGCCGTGACCACCGTCGCCGGCGCGACGCCCGAGCAATCGCGGGCGTGCATCGGGTCGGCGTACGGGTTCCTCCGGTCGACGTCGCTCTCGAAGTAGCAGTCGCGGAACCACGCTAAGTCCTCCTTCGACAGCACCGTTCCGGCGTGTCGCTCGACGGACTCGCGTCGCTCGTTCGCACCCACGGCGGGGTAGACGAGCGTTTGGTGGTCGACGTCCGGACCGCCCCGGTCGGCGGCCATCAGCGACACGACGGCCGCGAGCGTCCCCCCGGCGCTGTCGCCGGCGACGGCCAGTCCGCCGTCGGAGTCGAGACGGTCGGCGTTCTCCGCGGTCCACTCCGTCGCAGCGTAGGCGTCCTCGACGGCGGCGGGGAAGGGGTGTTCGGGCGCGAGGCGGTAGTCCACCGAGACCACGGTGCAGTCGCTCTCCCGGACGAGTCGACGGCAGAGGACGTCGTGGCTCTCCAAACTTCTGAGCACGAACCCGCCGCCGTGGAAGAATACGACCGTCGGGGACGGCCCGCCGCCGCGCGGGCGGTAGACGCGGACCGGAATCGCTCCCGCGGGGCCGGGAACCGTCCGGTCGGTGACGTCGCCCACCTCCGGCGGGTTCCGGTTCTCCCACCGGTTCGCGACCCGCGCCAGCAACCGCAGCGGTTTCGGACCGAAGCGCCTGAGGCGCGAGAGGTCGACCTGCGACGCCATCGCCGCCCGCGCCTGCGGGTGAATCTCGTCTGCGTGCACGGGAACCGTTCGCGCCGTTGTCAGAAAAGCGCGACGGGGCGCGGGGTCGGATTCGCTCGCGACTCCGAACCGTCGACTTCGCGGGACCCGCGGAACCGCCGCGCTTTTGCTCGTCGTCCCCCACGTTCGGTCGATGGCCGACGATTCCGGTTCCGCCCGCCGCGACTCTCCCCGTCCCCGTTCGGGTTCCGGCTCCCGCCCTCGCGTCCCGCGCTACGTCCGCGACGTGGCCCAGACGCTCGGCGCCGTCGTCCTCGTCGGCGCCCTCCTGTTCGCGCTGACGGGCATCTGGCCGCCGATGGTCGCCGTCGAGAGTCCGAGCATGGAACCGCACATCGACACCGGCGACATGGTCGTCGTCTCGGACGTGAACCGCTACGTCGCCGCCGCCGCCGACGAGAACGGCATCGTGACGCAGGCGCGAGCGGATGGCTACACCCGGTTCTCCGAGGGCGGCGACGTCGTCGTCTACATGCCGCCCGACCGCCGAGGGCTCTCCTCGCCCATCATCCACCGGGTTCGCTTCCACGTCGAGGCGGGCGAGAACTGGTACGACAGGGCCGACCCCGACTCCGTGGGGGCCGGCGTGGACGACTGTGCGGAACTGGCGAACTGTCCCGCGCCGCACGCGGGGTACATCACGAAGGGGGACAACAACGCCAGGTACGACCAAGTCGGCGTCGACCCCATCGCGCCCCCGGTGCGGGCGGAGTGGGTTCGCGCGAAGGCGCAGGTTCGGGTGCCGCTGCTCGGGTGGATTCGCCTCGTCCTCGCCGGAACGGTCTGACCCGTTACTTCTCGCCGGTCCGCCTCTCGAACAGTCGGGTCGCCCGCTCGTCCTCCTTCCACTCGCCGAGTTCCTTCGGGTCGACGTGGACGAACACGTCGTCCACCTCGGGAATCTCGCGGATGGCCGTCACCACCTCCGACTCGATGTCGTGCGCCTCGAACAGCGTCATGTCGCCCTCAACCTCGATGTGGAGGCTCACGTCCACCTCGGGGCCGACGTAGTGGGCGACCACGTCGTGCGCCCCCTCGACGCGCGGGTGTTCGAGGGCGGTCGAGAGTATCTCGGCGGTCAGTTCGTCGTCCGGCGCGGCGCCGACGAGGTAGTTCACGTTGTCGCGGACGATCTCGTAGCCGGTGTAGATGATGCCGAGGGAGACGACGCCCGCGGCGACGGGTTCGAGGACGGGGACGCCGAGGCTCGCGCCGACGACGCCGACGAGGGCGGCGGCGGCGGTGAGGATGTCGTTGCGGTTGTCCATCGCCGTCGCCACGATGGCCGGGGAGCGGTGGGTCTCGCCGACGCGCCGGCAGTAGCGGTAGAGGCCGTACTTGACGCCGGCGGAGGCGACGAGGACGCCGACGCTGAGGAGTCCTCCGGTCGCGCCGCCGTACGAGCCGTTCAGAACCGTGGTGGTGGCGTTCCAGAGGACGCCCGCGCCGGCGGCGAACACGCCGACGGCGACGAACAGGGAGACGAACGGTTCGATGCGCTCGTGGCCGTGCGGGTGCTGGAAGTCGGGGGGTTGCGTCGTCAGGTAGAGACCGGCGAGGACGATGAGGCTGTAGGCCGTGTCGGCCGCGCTGTTGACCGCCTCGGATCCGACGGCGAGACTGCCAGTCGCCCACCAGACGCCGCCCTTCGCGAGGGCCAGCACGACGTTCACCACGAGGACGATGAGGCCCACTCGTCGGACGACCCGGCGCCGGTTTCCGCTCATCACCGGGGATTTCGGAGGCAGACGCATGACGTTTCCGACCGCCGGTCCATCGCTCTACCCGTCGTACTCGGTGCCCGCATCGAAGTCGAGAAAGACGGCGTCGTCCTCGCCGTCGACGTCCGCGCCCGACTGCTCGGCGAACGCCCCGCGGAGTCGCTCGTACGTGTCGTCGAGGGCTTCCACGATGACCTTCGTGTCGCCGACGACGGGCATGAAGTTCGTGTCGCCGCCCCACCGCGGCACGACGTGCGTGTGCAGGTGGTCGTCGATGGACCCGCCGGAGGGGCCGCCGCCGAGGTTCTCGCCGGCGTTGGCGGCGTCGGGGTCGAGCGCCGCGTCGAGGGCGTCCAGCGTCCGCGTCTTCAGTTTCGCGTGGTCGAGCAGTTCCGCGTCGGTCAGGTCGCCCCACGACCCGGTGTGTCGGTACGGGATGACCATCGCGTGCCCGGGGTTGTACGGGTAGTTGTTCAGGAGGACGAACGAGTGCTCGGTCCGGGCGACGATACGGCTCTCCCCGTCGTCGTCGGCCTCCGGAAGCGCGCAGAACGGACAGCCGTCGTCCCCGTCTCCGTCGTCGTCGCGTTCGACCCAGTCGATGCGCCACGGCGCGAATATCTGGTCCATACGCGGTCCTCGCGCGAGTCGGGTTTAGTGCCGGCGGAACCGGCGGCCGGGACGGACTCGCTCTCTCGGACGCGCTACTCGGTGATGATTTCGCAGCCGTCCTCGGTGACGATGACGGTGTGTTCGGCCTGACTCACGAGTTCGCCGTCGTCCTCTTTCAGGACGGGGTAGCCGTGGAGGACGCCCTGCTGTTCGAGCCGCTTGATGGCGATGTCCGAGCGGGGGACGTCTATCCACCGCGAGGCGAACGGGAGCGTCTTGTACTCCTCGTTCACCTGCTCTAACACCTGCCGCGCCGAGCGGTTTCGGACCGAACGGTCCCGTTCGAGGCTGTAAATCTCCTCCTTGGAGCCCTCCGTGACCTTGCCGGACCCCGTCGTGGCGAACGGTTCGATGGCGACCACGTCGCCGACTTCGAGTTCGACGCCGCGTTCGGTGCCGCGGTTGGGGATGTTCGGCCCCGTGTGGGCGTCCCACTGCTCGACGCCGTGCCCCGAGAGGTTTAGGACGGGCGTGTAGCCGTAGCCGCGGATGACGTCCTCTATCTCCGCGCCGACTTCGCCCGTCTGGACGCCGGGACCGACGGCGTCGAGGGCGGCGTCCAGCGCTTCTTCGGCCGCCTCGACCAGTTCGTCGTTGCCCGAGAGGTCGACCGTCGCCGCGGCGTCGGCGATGTAGCCGTCGACGTGGACGCCGCAGTCCAGACAGACCATCTCGTCGTCGAACTCGGTGTCGTCGTCGCGGCCGGGCGAGGCGTGCGACGCCTCCTCGTCGACGCTGATATTGACGGGGAACGCACAGCCGTCGGCGAGTTCGTAGATACGCTCCTCGGCGTGCTCTGCGACTTCGAGGTGCGTCGCGCCCGGTTCGACCATCTCGGCCGTCTCGTCGAGAACCTCGCGGAGGACGCTGCCGGCCTCGCGGTACTTCTCGGCCGTCTCCTCGTCGAGGGGTCCGATGCTCATGGCCGTGCTTGGCGCGAGCGTCTCAAAGAGGTTGCGGACCCCGTCTCAGTCCCTCGAATTCGGCCCCCGATGGCCGCTCGACGCGTCGGTGTCGACCGCTGTATTAGTCGTTTCCGGCCGGAGACCGAGTGACTATATAGCGCACAGAGCGCCTCCTAGCAACCGTTTATTGGTTCGCGCTCGTCTCGGCACAGAGACAGATGAGTGCACCCGAGTTCGGCGCGGACGTACCTCACCGGCGGGTCGACGCGGACGACTGGAACGAAATCTACGTCGTCGGCGACGTGCACGGCTGCCGCGCGGAGTTAGAGCGGTTGCTCGACGAACTCGGCGTCACCGACGACGACCTCGTGGTGTTCGTCGGCGACCTCGTCCGAAAGGGACCCGACAGCGAGGGCGTCGTCTCGCTCGTCCGGAACGCGGAGAACATGCTGACCGTTCGCGGCAACAACGAGGAGAAACTCATCCGCGGCGACAAGCACCTCGACGAACTCTCCGACGAGCAGATAGCGTGGATTCGGAACCTGCCGGTCGCCATCTCGTGGGCGGACGCGCTCGTCGTCCACGGCGGCGTCGACCCGCGGAAGCCCCTCTCGGAGCACTCGCTCGAAGAACTGGAGACGTTCCGGAAGTTCGAGGACGACGGTGAGAAGTCCTACTGGTGGGAGGTCCACAGCGGCCCCCAGCGCGTCTTCTTCGGTCACACTCCCCTGGCGGCGCCCGTCTACCGCCGGTACGCCGTCGGCCTCGATACCGGGTGCGTCTACGGCAACGAACTCACCGCCTACGACTGGCGCGCCGACGAGTTCGTCGTCGTCGAACCCGAGACGACCGTCGAGGAGCGCGCCGAGTCGAAGTGGGTCGAACCCGCCGACACCCCCGCCCCCGCGCAGTAGCCGCGTTCGTCGCGTCCATAGCGTTCGTCTCCGCCCGCCGCGGAAGCGAACGGTGAAGTCGCTTCGCGAACAGGTCACGACCGATGACTTCGGAGGACCGGGAGGCCGACGCCCCCGCACGAACGCCGCCCATCGCCCCGGCGGACGCGCCCGTGTCGTTCGACGCGGATGCGGACGCCGACGCGGACGACCCGGCGTGGTATCTCAACCGCGAACTCGGCGAACTCGCCTTTCACCACCGCGTCCTCCACGAGGCCCTCGACGACCGGAACCCGCTGTTGGAGCGGGCGAAGTTTCTCGCCATCTTCACGGGCAACGTGGACGAGTTCTTCATGAAGCGCGTCGGCGGCCTCAAACAGCAGATGGACGCCGGCGTGACCGCGCCGTCGCCCGACGGTCGCACGCCGCGGGAGCAGTGGTCGGCGGTGCTGTCGCGCGCGTCCGACCTGTTCGAGACCCAAGACCGGTGTTTCAGCGAGACGGTCCGCCCCGCCCTCGCCGAGGCGGGAATCGAGATTCTCGACCACGAGGACCTGCGCGAGTCGGAGCGGCGCGGCCTGCGGTCGTACTTCGAGGAGTCGGTGCTGCCGACGCTGACGCCCTTGACGTTCGACCCGGCGGGGTCGTTCCCCTTCATCTCGAATCTCAGCCTCTCCGTCGCGGTGCTCACGCGGGACGGACCGGACGGCGACCTGCGCTTCTCGCGCGTGAAGGTGCCGCCGAACCGCCCGCGACTCGTCCCCGTGGCCGACGTGACGGACGGAGGGGCCGACCCGGACGAGACGAGCGCCGACGGCGCGTCCGGCGGCGCGCGTCGGTTCGTCTTCCTCGAAGACGTGCTGTGTGCGAATCTCGACCTGCTGTTCCCGAACGTCGAGGTGGTCGAGGCCTCGCCGTTCCGCGTGACGCGCAACGCGGAGGTCGGCCGGGACGAGGAGGTGGCGGAGGGCCTCATCGATACCATCGAGGACGTGCTCCGGCAGCGTCGCTTCGCCACCGTCGTCCGCCTCGAACTCGACGCCGACGCGCACCCGTTCGTCCGCGAGGTGCTGCTCGAACGGCTCAACGTCTCCGAAGCCGAGGTGTACGAGCGCTCCGGACCCATCGACAAGAAGTTCTGCTTCGCCCTCGCCGGGATGGACCGCCCGGACCTGCGGTTGCCCGCGTGGACGCCGCAACCGCACCCCCGACTGGCCGACGTCGACCCCGACGACCCCGCCGCGCTGTTCGCCGAAGTTCGGACGGACGACCTGCTGGTGCACCATCCGTACCACTCCTTCGCGGGGACGGTGCAGGCGTTCCTCTCGGCGGCCGCGAGCGACCCCGACGTGCTCGCCATCAAGGCGACCATCTACCGCACCGCGCCCGATTCGGGCATCATCCGGACGCTCATCGAGGCGGCGAGTCGCGGCAAGCAGGTGGCGGTGGTGGTCGAACTGCAGGCGCGGTTCGACGAGGAGAACAACCTC
This region includes:
- a CDS encoding metallophosphoesterase family protein, translating into MSAPEFGADVPHRRVDADDWNEIYVVGDVHGCRAELERLLDELGVTDDDLVVFVGDLVRKGPDSEGVVSLVRNAENMLTVRGNNEEKLIRGDKHLDELSDEQIAWIRNLPVAISWADALVVHGGVDPRKPLSEHSLEELETFRKFEDDGEKSYWWEVHSGPQRVFFGHTPLAAPVYRRYAVGLDTGCVYGNELTAYDWRADEFVVVEPETTVEERAESKWVEPADTPAPAQ
- a CDS encoding alpha/beta hydrolase, which translates into the protein MHADEIHPQARAAMASQVDLSRLRRFGPKPLRLLARVANRWENRNPPEVGDVTDRTVPGPAGAIPVRVYRPRGGGPSPTVVFFHGGGFVLRSLESHDVLCRRLVRESDCTVVSVDYRLAPEHPFPAAVEDAYAATEWTAENADRLDSDGGLAVAGDSAGGTLAAVVSLMAADRGGPDVDHQTLVYPAVGANERRESVERHAGTVLSKEDLAWFRDCYFESDVDRRNPYADPMHARDCSGVAPATVVTAGFDPLRDGGAAYAERLVSEGISVRFENYEDMVHGFATMYEVDRSRELVADVAADLREAFESKSESESKSDTAGGGDA
- a CDS encoding S26 family signal peptidase, coding for MADDSGSARRDSPRPRSGSGSRPRVPRYVRDVAQTLGAVVLVGALLFALTGIWPPMVAVESPSMEPHIDTGDMVVVSDVNRYVAAAADENGIVTQARADGYTRFSEGGDVVVYMPPDRRGLSSPIIHRVRFHVEAGENWYDRADPDSVGAGVDDCAELANCPAPHAGYITKGDNNARYDQVGVDPIAPPVRAEWVRAKAQVRVPLLGWIRLVLAGTV
- a CDS encoding HIT family protein; amino-acid sequence: MDQIFAPWRIDWVERDDDGDGDDGCPFCALPEADDDGESRIVARTEHSFVLLNNYPYNPGHAMVIPYRHTGSWGDLTDAELLDHAKLKTRTLDALDAALDPDAANAGENLGGGPSGGSIDDHLHTHVVPRWGGDTNFMPVVGDTKVIVEALDDTYERLRGAFAEQSGADVDGEDDAVFLDFDAGTEYDG
- a CDS encoding cation diffusion facilitator family transporter: MSGNRRRVVRRVGLIVLVVNVVLALAKGGVWWATGSLAVGSEAVNSAADTAYSLIVLAGLYLTTQPPDFQHPHGHERIEPFVSLFVAVGVFAAGAGVLWNATTTVLNGSYGGATGGLLSVGVLVASAGVKYGLYRYCRRVGETHRSPAIVATAMDNRNDILTAAAALVGVVGASLGVPVLEPVAAGVVSLGIIYTGYEIVRDNVNYLVGAAPDDELTAEILSTALEHPRVEGAHDVVAHYVGPEVDVSLHIEVEGDMTLFEAHDIESEVVTAIREIPEVDDVFVHVDPKELGEWKEDERATRLFERRTGEK
- the map gene encoding type II methionyl aminopeptidase produces the protein MSIGPLDEETAEKYREAGSVLREVLDETAEMVEPGATHLEVAEHAEERIYELADGCAFPVNISVDEEASHASPGRDDDTEFDDEMVCLDCGVHVDGYIADAAATVDLSGNDELVEAAEEALDAALDAVGPGVQTGEVGAEIEDVIRGYGYTPVLNLSGHGVEQWDAHTGPNIPNRGTERGVELEVGDVVAIEPFATTGSGKVTEGSKEEIYSLERDRSVRNRSARQVLEQVNEEYKTLPFASRWIDVPRSDIAIKRLEQQGVLHGYPVLKEDDGELVSQAEHTVIVTEDGCEIITE
- the ppk1 gene encoding polyphosphate kinase 1, whose product is MTSEDREADAPARTPPIAPADAPVSFDADADADADDPAWYLNRELGELAFHHRVLHEALDDRNPLLERAKFLAIFTGNVDEFFMKRVGGLKQQMDAGVTAPSPDGRTPREQWSAVLSRASDLFETQDRCFSETVRPALAEAGIEILDHEDLRESERRGLRSYFEESVLPTLTPLTFDPAGSFPFISNLSLSVAVLTRDGPDGDLRFSRVKVPPNRPRLVPVADVTDGGADPDETSADGASGGARRFVFLEDVLCANLDLLFPNVEVVEASPFRVTRNAEVGRDEEVAEGLIDTIEDVLRQRRFATVVRLELDADAHPFVREVLLERLNVSEAEVYERSGPIDKKFCFALAGMDRPDLRLPAWTPQPHPRLADVDPDDPAALFAEVRTDDLLVHHPYHSFAGTVQAFLSAAASDPDVLAIKATIYRTAPDSGIIRTLIEAASRGKQVAVVVELQARFDEENNLRWVKRLEEEGIHVAYGTVGLKTHAKTALVVRQEADTVRLYSHVATGNYHSETAKTYTDLGLLTADRAVGRDLVKLFNFFTGHARHTDYEKLLVAPETLREAFTERIRREADHARAGREARIVVKMNSLEDPAMVRELYAASQAGVDIDLVVRGICRLRPGVEGLSETVSVSSVVGRFLEHSRIFYFHDGGDPDYYIGSADWMTRNLDRRVEAIAPVEDPELRRELDAVLRTLLADNRKRWVMDASGGYEQRRPDPGEEDLVAHDALMSLARGDVTRESLTEYER
- a CDS encoding tRNA (N(6)-L-threonylcarbamoyladenosine(37)-C(2))-methylthiotransferase, which encodes MARYHIETYGCTSNRGESRAIESALRDAGHYRVEGPEEADVAIMNTCTVVEKTERNMLRRAKELEEETADLIVTGCMALAQGDEFREEEVDAQILHWDDVPSAVTNGECPTPGAGTEPILDGVVGILPIARGCMSNCSYCITKFATGRVDSPSVEENVEKARALVHAGAKEVRITGQDTGVYGWDEGDRKLPELLDRICSEIEGEFRVRLGMANPGGIHGIHEELVEVFDRHEKLYNFIHLPVQSGSDDVLEEMRRQHRVAKFREIVETFDRELDYWTLSTDFIVGFPTETEADHERSMDLFREVRPEKVNVTRFSKRPGTDAADMKGLGGTVKKERSKAMSELKMDVVAEAYEEMIGETHRVMAVEEGTGDSVKCRDEAYRQIIVQNASERGVEPGDFLEVEVTSHQTVYAFGDPVRTAPKP